One Panicum virgatum strain AP13 chromosome 9K, P.virgatum_v5, whole genome shotgun sequence genomic region harbors:
- the LOC120650933 gene encoding pentatricopeptide repeat-containing protein At4g38150-like, translating into MAAPAAAARRLLRPSSSVSVSNTSRLLSTASPPPHRSPYTNSPVAFDWSDDDADNPTIPPPPSPAKNPELPPPYDPFSKKPALSEPSDPTNLQEIFHRMRTEGLTDYAIKMFDGLSKDGLTHEALALFAVIKDKGTMPDVVAHTAVLEAYVNAGPAHWRDAVRTYDRMLANGVKPNAYTLAVLARGLAASDRFSEAGRYLVDMLDRGMRPNVATYLAVFEAYVRMEKVEEGQLLLETMKGKGFMPDEEAVRRGMVKRGHVFRGVMNLLFGK; encoded by the coding sequence atggccgcccccgccgccgccgctcgccgcctacTGCGTCCGTCGTCCTCCGTCTCCGTATCCAACACTAGCCGGCTCCTCTCCACGGCTTCGCCGCCTCCTCACCGCAGCCCCTACACTAACTCACCCGTCGCCTTCGATTGGTCCGATGACGACGCCGACAACCCCACGATACCTCCACCGCCGTCCCCGGCAAAGAATCCCGAGCTGCCTCCCCCGTACGACCCCTTTAGCAAGAAGCCCGCCCTCTCTGAGCCTTCCGACCCCACCAATCTACAGGAGATCTTCCACCGGATGCGCaccgagggcctcaccgactaCGCCATCAAGATGTTCGATGGATTGTCCAAGGACGGGCTGACCCACGAGGCGCTCGCGCTCTTCGCGGTCATCAAGGACAAGGGCACCATGCCCGACGTCGTCGCACATACTGCCGTCCTCGAGGCCTACGTCAACGCCGGCCCCGCTCACTGGCGCGACGCCGTGCGCACCTACGACCGCATGCTCGCGAACggcgtcaagcccaacgcctaCACGCTTGCCGTGCTCGCCAGGGGGCTCGCGGCCAGCGACCGGTTCTCGGAGGCCGGGAGGTACCTGGTAGATATGCTCGACCGCGGGATGCGGCCGAATGTGGCGACGTACCTGGCCGTGTTCGAGGCGTACGTGAGGATGGAAAAGGTGGAGGAGGGGCAGCTGCTGCTGGAGACGATGAAGGGAAAGGGCTTCATGCCAGACGAGGAGGCGGTGCGCAGGGGCATGGTGAAGCGCGGGCATGTGTTCAGGGGTGTCATGAATTTACTCTTTGGCAAGTGA